TCGAGGTGGAGCACGAAGGGCTCCCTGGAGTTGGCAGCGCCTCTACTAGGAGACCTCGGCTCCCCGGGCTGCAGAAAGACCCGCAAAGGTCCCCTTACTCCACTTCCTCCGCACCTTCTGCACGGGGACCCGAACCGCCCTGCTCCGCACAAGCCTCCAGCTTGGGGATCCAGCCTCTCAGACCGGAGCGGGAACGGGATACAAAGGATACAAACACCCAGCGCGCGAGTGGACCGGAGTCGCGGACGAGCAGTCGAATCCGCGCGCGCAGACAGCCTGAGCAACGCGGCTTTTATCTGCCCGGCACCGAGCCTGCCCGCCCGCGAGCCCAGGCAGCGCACTTTCGCAGAGGATGCCCTGGCGCTGGGCCCGGAGTTGCTGAACCGGGAAGGAGGAGCTagagctgggggcggggcttTCACACGCGCAGCCCGGCTCGGCTCGATCCTCTGGCCACAGCCCGCAGGTCTCCGGCCGCCGCTCTGGAGTTTATTTGTTTACAAGCGGATTACGtcagctcctccctctcctccctgtctccGTATCCGCCCCCTGCTCTCTTTTCCCGCCCCCCTCCGGCTCCGAATCTGGTGCGTCACAATGGTGCGATCTGCGGATTGGCTGGAGTCGGCCGTCATACTCCAGCTACGCCACTTCCTTTCGCGGCGCTATAAAAGCTACTGCACGGCCCCAGCATCTCTTCGCCCCTCCGAGCTGGAAATGCAACTGTTGGGAGCTTCGGAGACTGGGGAGCTGGACGCGGAGGCGGCTGGGGAAGTCCGAGCGATGTGACCAGGCCGCCGTCGCTCGTCTCTTCCTCTCGCCTGCCGCCTCCTGTcgtgaaaataacttttttactataaaggagaaaaaaagtagcTGTCCGTCCCTCCCGCCCTCTTTTCCTCTCAGCCCTCTGACCTGCGAGGGAGCCCGGGGTGGCCGCTCCGCCGTCGGGGCCGCGCCGCCGAGCCCCGGCCGCCCCGggccgcccccgcccgccgcccccatGCATCCCTTCTACACCCGGGCCGCCACCATGATAGGCGAGATCGCCGCCGCCGTGTCCTTCATCTCCAAGTTCCTCCGCACCAAGGGGCTCACGAGCGAACGACAGCTGCAGACCTTCAGCCAGAGCCTCCAGGAGCTGCTGGCAGGTGAGCCGGCCGCGGCGGGAGGGCGAGGGGCGCCGGGTGGACACGGACCGCACACCCCGGGCGGGAGGCGGGCCGAGCCGTCGGGGCCGCGGGAGCCGCGTCTCTGCCCCGGGCGGGCAGCGCTCGGGTCCCGCCGCGGGACTGGGGCTGGCGCGTCAGGCGGCCGCTAACGGCGGGTCCTGGCGAGGGTTTGGGGGCTGGGCCgagggcccccctccccccacggctGGCCCACGGAGGGGAGAACGAAACGGGCGCACAACAAAGAAACTACGGCCACTGCGGCGGGAGCTGCGGTCTTTGGACCGTCCGCGGTTTTGGGGACAAAGGAGCTTCGGGTCCGGGTTTGGTTCgacgccccctcccccaacccctccagcCGTTGTGGGCTCGGCGGCCCGGCCCGGGGCTGGGAAACCGCGCCGCTGCCCCGGGGCCAGCCCGGGACGGACGTGCCGTCTCCCGCGCCTCTTACCCCTGACCATTAATCATCGGATTTGTCACCGGTTCAGTTACAGCCCTGCCCAGAGCGTGGTTTAGGGttgcttgtttttcttccctttggggATAACAGTCCGGTGGCGCTTCTCCTCCAGAGCCATAAACCCCATTGTGTGcggctgggctggggtggggtggggtggagaaagtAAACAGGTTCCCGCCTGGCCGCCGGTGCCATCCGGCTGCCCGGCCAGCCGAGGCCGCGCGCCGGATTCCTGTTTTGGCGGCTTGACCGGTTGGTTCCTGGAGATTGTTTTGTCCCATGCTACTGTGTTATTTCTAAAGCCCTGCCCGCTCTCTCCCCAGCCCCGCACACGCACAGCAGCGGGAGCAATACTgggcatttttaaaagttgatagTTTAAATTTCTCACTTCTCAAAGGAGCCAGCGGAAGAAGGAAGCTACAGCGGGCTCTAACAGTAACTATCTAAAGCAttgtttctctgttcttttcttttcttccctataGAACATTATAAACATCACTGGTTCCCAGAAAAGCCGTGCAAGGGATCAGGTTACCGTTGTATTCGCATCAACCATAAAATGGATCCACTGATTGGACAGGCAGCACAGCGGATTGGACTGAGCAGTCAGGAGCTGTTCAGGCTTCTCCCAAGTGAACTCACACTCTGGGTTGACCCCTACGAAGTGTCCTACAGAATTGGAGAGGATGGCTCCATCTGCGTGCTGTACGAAGCCTCACCAGCAGGAGGTAGCACTCAAAACAGCAGCAACGTGCAAATGGTAGACAGCAGAATCAGCTGTAAGGAGGAACTTCTCTTGGGCAGAACAAGCCCTTCCAAAAACTACAATATGATGACTGTATCAGGTTAAGATATAGTCTATGGATGGATCATCTTATAATGGATGGATaaatttgatttttgctttgggTGGGCTCCTCTTGGGGATGGATTATGGAATTTAAACCATGTCACAGCTGTGAAGATCTGGCACAAGATAGAgtggtaaaaaaattttttttaaagtgacagtGCCATAGTTTGGACAGTACCTTTCAATGATTTAATAGCCTGTGAGTCCAAGTAAATGATCACTTTATTTGCTAGGGAGTGAAGTCCTAGGGTGGTTTCAGTTTCTCCCAGATGTTACACCTAAATTTTTTCCATCAACCCCTTTAAGGCAAATCTGTATTTCAAAGAACCTTTCTCTGCAGTAGATCTTGCAGAGGAAATTTGCACTATTACACTTGAAAATTGTTAACTTTTTTGGCAGCTCAATAAGAAAGCTCAACATTTTAAATGTGGTAGTACTGGAAATTTTGACAAGACTTTTACCTAGcacttaaatatgtataaatgtacATAAGACAAACCTAGTAAGCATGACCTGGGGAAATGGTCAGACCTTGTATTGTGTTTTTGGCCTTGAGAGTAGCAAGTGACCAGAATCTGCCATGGCAACAGGCTTTAAAAAAGACCCTTAAAAAGACACTGTCTCAACTGTGGTGTTAGCACCAGCCAGCTCTCTGTACATTTGCTAGCTTGTAGTTTTCTAAGACTGAGTAAACTTCTTATTTTTAGAAAGTGGAGGTCTGGTTTGTAACTTTCCTTGTACTTAATTGGGTAAAAGTCTTTTCCACAAACCACCATCTATTTTGTGAACTTTGTTAGTCATCTTTTATTTGGTAAATTATGAACTGGTGTAAATTTGTACAGTTCATGTATATTGATTGTGGCAAAGTTGTACagatttctatattttggatgagaaatttttcttctctctataaTAAATTGTTTCTTATCTTGGCATTTTAATCAATCTCTTGTCATGATTATAGAGGTTCAGCTATAAAAGATACGTTTCCCAGAAGACTTAGGTTCTATAAGCTATGTGAATGTCAGTTACACACTGGTCATGCTGAAAAACATTTGATAGGAGTGAAGATGATCTGTGTATACATAtttaggtttagaggaaacacagggtaactttttttttttaatctctaaagtCAAAACATGGACATATTCCCAGGCTAATCTCATGAAACGAGGATGAGACACAAAGGTAACATCTACCAAACAAAGTGATACTCAAAAGGATTGCATTTCATTGCTTCCCTGTTGAAGTGAAGATCTAAATGTTCCATTCTGCCCACCTTTGAGAAACAATTATTTTGCCCCATGGAATCCTTGTTCCATTAGAAAATCCTGGGGTAGATGACCCATAGTCTTAAAGAACAGGCTAATCACTGCAGAGATTGGTTGCTTTTTGCTTTTCATCAGCTGCAAGATTACATAAAAATCACTTAAGCTGGAATTCAACAAAAGGTACgtttgaatttttattctcaAAAGTTGAAATGTGAGTTTTTGATTCCTCCTTTTCGGACTTGTTTCAGATAAATTCTAAGAACCTAAAATAGAGTGCTGGAGTGTAGATTATCCCACTACCCCGTATGATAAAAACTTGTTGGTAATTCTTTGGTTGTAGAGGATAACATGGTTCTTCCGTGGAAACTGAAAATGGGGAATTTTGAGTTCTCCTTTACACAGTTAAGTAACTTAGCATATAGTGGTATTTGGGGGAGGTATTTATGTAGACATGCTCACAGTGGAAATATTTAGCAATTTAGGTTACTTGAAATCAGTAGAGCCAGATTTGGGGATTGTTGAATGACTGGTTCTGTATACTACACAGGAACACACAGCTGAATGTGCAGGTGTTTACAATACAAACCCTGTGTGTACTTCACAGGTCCTTCTTGGGTATTTGCTTTATAACCACAGCACATGGAACCCCCTTGCccattatggttttttttttcagtgtgttcTTCAAGAAAGCCTCCCAGTTTTTCAGATTCGAATATGCAATGAAACGACTGGTAGTACAGTCTACCCCAGTCTCACCCCAGTTCTGACCACTATTTGCCAACCGCATCTCCTCCTTTGAAGCCCCGTAGTGCTTAAAGTTCTGCATACTAAATCATTGGACCTGAAGGCAAAGGATCCAGAGAGTTGAGGAATAAATTCTGGTACCCAAAACTTGTGTCATAGAACCTGTCCTCAGATGGAAaagaatttttgaagattttgacATCAGACTTTTCAGTgcttaaaaagaaatgcagtagGAAGAGaacttaataaacattttagaGTTCAGGTGATGTCTGGTATGTAAAGAGCTGTTATGTTGCTCTTTAAAAAGCTTGCAAGCATCACTGAGACCTAGCATCCGGCTGTTAGCTGTGACTTTAATTTAACCTCATATTCCCCAGACAATTGTCTGCGGTACAGTAGCTGAGATTTCTCATTCATTGCTTCTGGGCAGTGTTCTGCCTAGCTATTTGGATGGAAACATTTGGGTGTCTGCTGTATGCACACGCACGTGTGTCCCAGACCTGAATATGTGTAAAAGCACATTTCTGTGTGCTTTTAAGAAATGTCATAGTGATCACTGAAAAGGCATTTTACACACTGCCTGAGATAGTTTCTCAGAAATCCTTTCAAGAAGGGATGACAGCTTTCAAAACCATTCATTGCCATTGGCACCAAGGGTTCATAATTACTGGCAATACGTTTAGGAATGTTACTTCCTGAATTTTAATGAGTAGTTTTaagattatttccttttccccagATTTAAGTACTGTCTTGCTCAGTAATGCTGAAGCAAGGCTTACCCTAGTTCATGCAGGATAGTGGGGCTGTCTTCCCTTTCAGTCTGGAATGGGAGTCACTAGGCTGTCCGTACCCTTAATCAGCAAGATTTCTATATTATTAGACTGGAAAGGCCACTAGAAAATCGCTTTCTGGTCCTGTTGCACAAATGATTTCCTCAAGTCACGGTTACCAGTTGgaagtagttttgttttgtatatatgTTACAGATCTTGGAATTGGCCTTCATGTTAAAAGGAAGCAGTATTCCTGACTATTCTGGTGTTTAGTAACTAAAGGTTAAAGTGCTATACTGTATATTAAAGTTTAAAGATCATTCCTCTCCCCTTTGCACCCCGTTTCAGCTAATGTGATAAGATGTTACTGATAAGCCAGGGGGAGAATTTATCAACAGTTTATTTCAGCTTGTCTGAAGCAATAGATTTCTTTATCTGAAGGTGTAGGGACTGCACTGTGTTTAgtcctctctctcagtctgtaCCTGAACTTTTGTACTTGGCAGCTACTAAAATACAGCAATACTTTATGTTTCGTGTTTGAAACATAACAGTATGAAAAACTTTCGTAGTGAAATAGTTTGTATTCCTAACCGAACTAAGCTGCTTACCTGAGTCCTGAAGTCATTTCTATTACTACAGATAAGTCAGAGGAATTTATGTGATGATTTATAGTTTCTGACTATGTAAGTCTTCAATATATATACgtacatacacatttatatttatatttatataaaaattgtatttttttctgagaaaaacaAAGTGCAGTAACATTAAAGAAGATGTTATATTTAGTAGTTTTAAGGTGCTCCTAAGCAACTAAGCCACAGAGTGTATCAGTAGTGAGGTTTGACACCATTTCCTCAACAGTTAATTTCTGGACCAGTCTGTTGACTGCAGTTTTACATTAGCTAACCGATTTCTTTTGGTATTGTTCAATGTTTCAAATGGATAGAAAAATGATAAGGCTTCCAATTTAATTTCCAGTTAAGGATTTTCAATTTTTGTAAGTGTTTTCCTATCATTTTGCAGTTGAATAATCTCACAAGGAACATTCTGGAGTTCAGCTTCTGACTTTTATAGGAGGCTTTTTGTGATACCATTTTAATGTTGATGAATATCGAGATTTGTGCAGCAGAGCCGTTTGGCAGAGAGTTTGGGAACTACTACTGTAGGGATTCTGTAATTCATGAATCTGGGACAAAGTCTGCGCTCGGTTTGTGAACATGCAGGTCAAAGTGGTTAGTAAGGTTTATGGCCCATACTAGGTGGAAACTGGGCTTGGGGGAGGATTGGATGGGAAGCATAAATGAAGCATGCTCCTGaaggcatttttaaagaaattcaagtATCATGCTTAATGTCTTTGTCTATGCATTTTATAAAGGGAGAATATATTCTAAGCTGTTTTTAACTACTTGATTGTTAGGCTCTTTCCTTGTCCCTTTAAGTTGTGAAGGCCATTTGTGACCCCACTGCCAAAGATGGAAGGGTGATTAAGTGTAGGCCAGACACCTAACATCACGATAGAGACCACCAGGCATGAAACAACGGTGGAGTTAAGTGCATTCCTGTATTTGGAGACCATCACATCAAATGCTAATTATTGTTTCAAATCACAACAGAAGACATGGTCACCTCTGGGTACATTTAGTTTTAATAATTCTCTAGATAGGTGATCTCCAAAGTACCTTTATGTCATTCTCTTCAAGTATTTTtgcacatatgtatgtataagcACATGGTGTATTTCATAAACAAATACACATACAGTGGGGGTGTGTTCTGTTGATAGGGGTGCGTTCGTTTAGAAACACTTTCTAGATCATCACTAAGGTAGATGAGTACTGTCTTAATAACTTGTGATTGTTACCTTAAGTGATCAGTCTTCAAATGAAAGCCCTTGTATTCAAAGAGGGTTATCTTATCTAGTTTTAGCTTACCTGCTTAGGTCCTTCTTTGTACAATGAAGTTCTCTGTTACAGCAAGGGAAACGCCAAATGAAGTTTCTATCAATTCAAGGTCTGTGTGCTCCTACATATTAACCTAGGTACTGCTGTGtgtcaaaatctgcattttatgttttcagaaattttctttttaaatgttaggGCTCTTATAACATTTCCTTTACTTGCATGCATGGCTGTAAAAGAACCCAGTTAACAAAGCTGCCCATCGGTGATTAAATTAGCTTTAGAGATTACAGGTTAGCCACAAGTCTCATATCTTTTCTCTCTGGTTCTGATCAATGTCTAAATTTGTAGGAAGGTGAGATGACTGCAAATTGGACTTAATTTGAAAAGATTCTATAAGTGGACTTAAACCCAAGATGACAAGATTTGACAGTTGCACAATGAACAGGATTGGATACATCTTCCAGTCTTGATTTGTGGCAGTGTTGTCCCCTCGGGTCAGTAGACTAGATGGaattgtatttcctgtaaattACACTTGTGAGCCCTCAAGTTACGTACATTTCTTATTTGACCTCCCAACAACTGGGTGAGGTTGGCAGATAGGTAGGTCGGCATTTTTTAATCTGCATGTTGTAGATGGGAAGCTGAGGCTTAGGGAGTGTAAGTAATCTGCCTCAGACGGCTAGTAAACAGCTCGTTCATAAATGAAATTGGTCTTTGGACCCCAGAACCCGAGCTCTTAACTATCTACCGGTATATTGAGGAGTATAATTTATTCATGATGT
This DNA window, taken from Meles meles chromosome 7, mMelMel3.1 paternal haplotype, whole genome shotgun sequence, encodes the following:
- the BTG1 gene encoding protein BTG1; this translates as MHPFYTRAATMIGEIAAAVSFISKFLRTKGLTSERQLQTFSQSLQELLAEHYKHHWFPEKPCKGSGYRCIRINHKMDPLIGQAAQRIGLSSQELFRLLPSELTLWVDPYEVSYRIGEDGSICVLYEASPAGGSTQNSSNVQMVDSRISCKEELLLGRTSPSKNYNMMTVSG